A DNA window from Bacillus andreraoultii contains the following coding sequences:
- a CDS encoding CamS family sex pheromone protein translates to MKKRILIPFLIVLILSGCLPKLDEQGEVVKENDKTEEKAIIPKYQISDSYYRTLSPFKPSDARGMVVSNLNNRYDSDEFEEGLLRISQQNFSTDKYIFQEGQYLDKDTVSSWLKRKMTDAQLKENKMSEAENLGLNPVIKNRDSQADQEKNPIYLAHILEHNYLIKSNDKTVKLGGISIGLALNSVYYYKINGVEKKVKIPNDVIEREGKRMAEEIITRLRKVKGLESVPITIGLFKQQDKTSVTPGNYFAYGTAKSGTSLDWDKIKEKYVLFPSSTATKEHRGDAQQFDTFKNNVEKYFDNYNGIVGRALYINDEINKLTIDVTMQFYGKTEVIGFSQYVASLVVESFPEHAITEVNVKSISGQEALILKEPDMDEPFVHIY, encoded by the coding sequence ATGAAGAAGCGAATACTAATACCTTTCCTAATCGTTTTAATCTTGTCTGGATGTCTTCCCAAACTTGATGAACAAGGTGAAGTTGTAAAAGAGAATGATAAAACAGAGGAAAAGGCAATTATACCGAAGTATCAAATATCTGATTCATACTATCGTACCCTGTCTCCGTTTAAACCATCAGATGCTAGGGGAATGGTTGTAAGTAATTTAAATAATCGATATGATAGTGATGAATTTGAAGAGGGATTATTACGTATCTCTCAACAAAACTTTTCAACAGATAAGTATATTTTCCAAGAAGGACAGTATCTTGATAAAGATACCGTTTCGAGTTGGCTAAAACGAAAAATGACGGACGCTCAACTAAAAGAAAATAAAATGTCAGAGGCGGAAAATCTTGGGTTAAATCCTGTTATAAAAAATCGAGATAGTCAAGCAGACCAAGAGAAAAATCCAATTTATTTAGCCCATATTTTAGAACATAATTATTTAATAAAATCAAATGATAAAACTGTTAAATTAGGTGGCATATCAATCGGTTTAGCATTAAATAGTGTGTACTATTATAAAATTAATGGTGTTGAAAAAAAGGTGAAGATTCCAAATGATGTCATTGAACGTGAAGGAAAACGAATGGCTGAGGAAATCATAACCCGATTAAGAAAAGTGAAGGGATTAGAATCAGTACCGATTACGATTGGTCTGTTTAAGCAACAAGATAAAACATCCGTTACCCCTGGAAACTATTTTGCCTATGGAACAGCAAAAAGTGGTACTTCTTTAGACTGGGATAAGATAAAGGAAAAATATGTTTTATTCCCTTCATCAACAGCAACAAAAGAGCACCGTGGAGATGCCCAACAATTCGATACATTTAAGAATAATGTCGAAAAGTATTTTGATAACTATAATGGAATTGTTGGTCGAGCATTATATATCAACGATGAGATTAATAAATTAACAATCGATGTTACGATGCAATTTTATGGGAAAACGGAAGTAATTGGATTTTCACAATATGTTGCGAGTTTAGTTGTTGAAAGCTTTCCAGAACACGCAATTACTGAAGTAAATGTAAAATCAATTTCTGGTCAGGAAGCACTAATTTTAAAAGAGCCAGACATGGACGAACCATTTGTTCATATTTACTAA
- the purD gene encoding phosphoribosylamine--glycine ligase: MNILVVGRGGREHAICKKVSESPLVDQVFAAPGNSGMQNCAKCISIEESDHEALVKFAKENGIELTIIGPEVPLLEGLADRFRAKDLLVFGPNKNAAEIEGSKSFAKYVMNKYDIPTAEYEVFTDFELAKAYVLEKGAPIVIKADGLAAGKGVIVASNTDEAISALQEFLLHNKFGDSSAKVVIEEFLEGEEFSFMALVHGTTIVPLELAQDHKRAFDGDKGPNTGGMGAYSPVPFISEHTKKIAFETILKPITEALIREGRSFTGVLYAGLIDTANGPKVIEFNARFGDPETQVILPRMKSDLVQVLFQLLKGETPYIEWHSDAVLGVVIAANGYPDAYEKGFILPDLGSLSNDSLVFHAGTIMSKDGNLVANGGRILLAAAYGDSLLDAQLRVYKALSKVHWEKIFYRKDIGHKAISHAVLNS; the protein is encoded by the coding sequence ATGAATATTCTTGTCGTTGGCAGAGGCGGTCGGGAACACGCCATTTGCAAAAAAGTAAGTGAAAGTCCACTAGTCGATCAAGTTTTCGCGGCACCTGGAAATTCTGGGATGCAAAATTGTGCAAAATGCATCTCTATTGAAGAAAGTGACCATGAAGCATTAGTCAAGTTTGCAAAAGAGAATGGAATCGAATTGACGATTATTGGCCCAGAAGTTCCACTGCTTGAAGGATTAGCTGACCGTTTTCGTGCTAAAGACCTTCTTGTTTTCGGACCCAATAAGAATGCCGCTGAAATTGAAGGGAGCAAGTCATTTGCAAAATACGTAATGAATAAATATGATATACCAACAGCTGAATATGAAGTATTTACTGATTTTGAGCTAGCAAAAGCGTATGTTTTAGAAAAAGGTGCGCCGATTGTTATTAAAGCAGATGGGCTTGCTGCAGGAAAAGGTGTCATTGTCGCAAGTAATACGGATGAGGCAATTTCAGCATTGCAAGAATTTTTGCTTCATAATAAGTTTGGCGACTCTTCCGCAAAAGTAGTTATCGAGGAATTTTTGGAAGGTGAAGAGTTTTCGTTCATGGCTCTTGTTCATGGTACAACAATTGTCCCTCTTGAACTTGCACAAGACCATAAGCGCGCCTTTGACGGTGACAAAGGACCAAACACAGGTGGAATGGGGGCTTACTCACCTGTTCCATTTATTAGTGAGCATACAAAAAAGATTGCCTTTGAAACAATCTTAAAACCGATCACTGAAGCACTTATTCGGGAAGGTCGGAGCTTCACCGGTGTCCTTTATGCAGGGCTCATTGATACAGCAAACGGTCCAAAAGTGATTGAATTTAATGCTCGCTTCGGTGACCCGGAAACACAAGTAATTTTACCAAGAATGAAGTCTGATCTTGTTCAAGTTCTTTTTCAACTTTTAAAAGGTGAAACTCCATATATAGAATGGCATAGTGATGCTGTTCTAGGCGTTGTCATTGCGGCTAATGGTTATCCGGATGCTTATGAGAAAGGATTCATTTTACCAGATTTAGGCTCGCTTTCAAATGATTCTCTTGTTTTCCATGCTGGTACGATTATGTCTAAAGATGGTAACCTAGTTGCTAATGGCGGACGAATTTTATTAGCTGCAGCTTATGGTGATTCATTGTTAGATGCCCAATTAAGAGTGTATAAGGCACTTTCAAAAGTTCATTGGGAAAAAATATTTTACCGAAAAGATATCGGTCATAAAGCAATTAGCCATGCTGTCTTAAATTCATGA
- the purM gene encoding phosphoribosylformylglycinamidine cyclo-ligase yields MVNAYKAAGVDIKAGYESVNRIKKHVERTKRTGLLGGFGQFGAMFDFSCLNMKEPVLISGTDGVGTKLKLAFMMDQHDTIGIDAVAMCVNDIIVHGAEPLYFLDYIACGKAVPERIEAIVKGIADGCEASGCALIGGETAEMPGLYEENEYDLAGFAVGAVEKSKIINGSTIQSGDVLVGLASSGIHSNGYSLVRKLLLDDAKIQLNDYIPEFQSTLGEELLKPTKIYVKSILAAIKSIPIKGMAHITGGGFFENIPRMIPTGLGAIIHEGSWEIPPIYSLMEKTGDLNHIEMYNIFNMGIGMVIAVSPTYVDELIDLFQSLGETPSIIGTVTESDMIQIVRNGDI; encoded by the coding sequence ATGGTTAATGCGTATAAAGCAGCTGGTGTTGATATCAAAGCCGGATACGAATCGGTAAATAGAATAAAAAAACATGTCGAACGTACAAAGCGAACCGGTTTACTCGGTGGATTTGGTCAATTTGGTGCGATGTTTGATTTTAGTTGTTTAAATATGAAAGAACCTGTTCTAATTTCAGGAACAGACGGTGTCGGAACAAAACTCAAACTTGCCTTTATGATGGATCAACACGACACAATTGGTATAGACGCAGTTGCCATGTGTGTCAATGATATTATTGTTCACGGTGCAGAACCACTTTACTTTCTAGACTATATTGCTTGTGGAAAAGCAGTCCCAGAACGGATTGAAGCAATTGTTAAAGGAATTGCCGATGGTTGTGAAGCTAGCGGTTGTGCACTAATCGGTGGTGAAACGGCGGAGATGCCAGGGTTATATGAAGAAAATGAATATGATCTTGCTGGTTTTGCTGTCGGAGCTGTTGAAAAATCAAAAATAATTAATGGCTCCACGATACAAAGCGGGGATGTATTAGTAGGCCTTGCCTCAAGTGGGATTCATAGTAACGGCTACTCCCTCGTTAGAAAACTACTTTTAGATGATGCAAAAATCCAATTAAATGATTATATACCAGAATTCCAATCAACGCTTGGTGAAGAACTGTTAAAACCTACAAAAATTTATGTTAAGTCCATTCTAGCTGCAATAAAATCAATTCCTATTAAAGGGATGGCTCATATTACTGGGGGTGGTTTTTTTGAAAACATTCCAAGGATGATCCCAACAGGACTAGGAGCAATCATCCATGAAGGAAGCTGGGAGATTCCGCCAATCTACTCTTTAATGGAAAAAACCGGGGATCTTAACCATATCGAAATGTACAATATTTTTAATATGGGAATTGGCATGGTTATTGCAGTCTCTCCTACCTATGTAGATGAGCTTATAGATTTATTTCAATCCTTAGGAGAAACACCATCAATCATCGGGACAGTAACGGAAAGTGACATGATTCAAATTGTCAGGAATGGGGATATATGA
- the purF gene encoding amidophosphoribosyltransferase: protein MLAELRGLNEECGVFGIWGHRNAAQITYYGLQSLQHRGQEGTGIAVSNGDDINSKKGEGLVTEVFSASDIDELKGTNAIGHVRYTTAGDSGYENVQPLVFKSQSGSLALAHNGNLTNATELRLLLEAEGSIFQTTSDTEVIAHLIKRSKQPIFKEQVKAALNMLEGAYAYLIMTESELMVALDPHGLRPLSLGKLGDAYVIASETCAFDIVGAQFVRDILPGELLMINEAGFHAEKFTNHTQMSLCAMEYVYFSRPDSDLQGMNVHTARKNLGKQLALEAPIDADVVTGVPDSSISAAIGYAEESGIPYELGLIKNRYIGRTFIQPTQSLREQGVKMKLSPVRGVVEGKRVIMVDDSIVRGTTSRRIVNMLKEAGAVEVHVVISSPPINHPCFYGIDTSTREELIASDKSVEEIRQIIGADSLTFLSLDGMLKALGRQKNGHGMKGSCLACFTGKYPTEVDLRTEVVGVGKDR from the coding sequence ATGCTTGCTGAACTAAGGGGATTAAATGAGGAATGTGGTGTTTTTGGGATTTGGGGACATCGTAATGCAGCACAAATTACGTATTATGGTTTACAAAGTCTCCAACATCGCGGTCAAGAAGGAACAGGAATAGCTGTTTCCAATGGGGATGATATAAATAGTAAAAAAGGAGAGGGCTTAGTTACTGAAGTCTTCTCCGCATCTGATATAGATGAACTTAAAGGAACGAATGCCATTGGTCACGTTCGCTATACGACAGCTGGTGATAGCGGTTATGAAAATGTTCAACCATTAGTTTTTAAATCCCAATCAGGAAGCCTTGCACTCGCACATAATGGGAATTTAACAAATGCTACCGAATTACGATTACTACTCGAAGCTGAGGGCAGTATTTTCCAAACAACTTCTGATACGGAAGTAATTGCTCATTTAATTAAGCGAAGCAAACAACCTATTTTTAAAGAGCAAGTAAAAGCAGCCTTAAATATGTTAGAGGGTGCCTACGCTTATCTTATTATGACCGAGTCTGAATTGATGGTTGCACTTGACCCACACGGACTTAGACCATTATCACTAGGTAAATTAGGAGACGCCTATGTTATTGCTTCAGAAACATGTGCTTTTGATATTGTTGGTGCACAGTTCGTCCGCGACATTTTACCAGGTGAATTATTAATGATTAATGAAGCGGGATTCCACGCTGAAAAATTTACTAATCATACACAGATGTCCCTTTGTGCGATGGAATATGTGTATTTTTCAAGACCGGATAGTGACCTGCAGGGTATGAATGTCCATACGGCAAGGAAAAATCTTGGAAAACAGCTAGCTCTAGAAGCACCAATTGATGCCGATGTTGTTACAGGTGTTCCAGATTCTAGTATTTCTGCTGCGATTGGATATGCTGAAGAATCGGGGATTCCCTATGAACTTGGACTTATTAAGAATCGCTATATCGGTCGCACATTCATTCAACCTACCCAGTCGCTTCGTGAACAAGGTGTAAAAATGAAGTTATCTCCTGTTCGTGGTGTCGTTGAAGGAAAACGAGTCATTATGGTAGATGATTCAATCGTACGAGGTACAACAAGTCGGCGCATCGTTAACATGTTAAAAGAAGCTGGTGCCGTTGAAGTTCATGTGGTTATTAGTTCTCCACCGATTAATCACCCGTGCTTTTATGGTATAGATACGTCTACACGAGAAGAATTAATTGCAAGCGATAAATCCGTTGAGGAAATCCGCCAAATAATTGGTGCTGACTCATTAACATTTTTAAGTTTGGACGGAATGTTAAAAGCCCTTGGGAGGCAAAAAAACGGTCATGGCATGAAAGGGAGTTGTCTCGCATGCTTTACAGGTAAGTACCCGACAGAAGTTGATTTACGTACGGAAGTCGTTGGGGTTGGGAAAGACAGATAA
- the purN gene encoding phosphoribosylglycinamide formyltransferase has translation MKKVAIFASGNGSNFQAITDAVHNQKLHIHISCVICDRPGAFVLERAKKENIPVFLINPKSYPSKIAYESAILEKLQAFQIDFIALAGYMRLIGPTILNSYERKIVNIHPSLLPAFPGLDAIGQSLKAGVKETGVTIHYVDEGMDTGQVIAQQTVEIAEGETKESLQKKIQVIEHQLYPETLEKLLNS, from the coding sequence ATGAAAAAAGTAGCCATCTTTGCTTCAGGTAATGGCAGCAACTTCCAAGCCATTACGGATGCCGTTCATAATCAAAAACTACATATCCACATTTCCTGCGTTATTTGTGATCGCCCAGGAGCATTTGTCTTAGAAAGGGCAAAAAAAGAAAATATACCTGTATTTTTAATTAATCCTAAAAGCTACCCTTCTAAAATCGCCTATGAATCGGCAATTTTAGAAAAGCTTCAGGCATTTCAAATTGATTTTATTGCTTTAGCCGGGTATATGCGTCTTATCGGACCAACTATTTTAAACAGTTACGAAAGGAAAATTGTAAATATTCACCCCTCCCTCCTACCGGCATTCCCTGGCTTAGATGCCATTGGTCAAAGCTTAAAAGCTGGTGTGAAGGAAACAGGTGTTACGATCCACTATGTTGATGAAGGGATGGATACAGGTCAAGTAATCGCTCAACAAACGGTTGAGATTGCTGAAGGTGAAACGAAAGAATCGCTACAAAAAAAGATTCAAGTCATCGAACATCAATTATATCCGGAGACATTAGAAAAGCTATTAAACTCATGA
- the purH gene encoding bifunctional phosphoribosylaminoimidazolecarboxamide formyltransferase/IMP cyclohydrolase, whose translation MAKKRALISVSDKAGIVHFAKQLVDLGFEIISTGGTYKELQEANIQVIGISEITNFPEILDGRVKTLHPAIHGGLLAKLEIKDHVDQIEKHEIHPINLVCVNLYPFKETISKPNVTVSDAIENIDIGGPSMLRSAAKNHQHVTVVVDPGDYEIVLSELKAAGQTEFATRRRLAAKVFRHTAAYDALIADYMTNLTGENFPEKLTVTYERKQALRYGENPHQQAAFYKKPIGLKCSIANATQLHGKELSYNNINDAESALQLVQEFKEPAAVAVKHMNPCGVGIGETIFEAYSKAFAADPVSIFGGIIALNREVDVETAQKLHEIFLEMIIAPSFSKEALEVLTSKKNIRLLTVPFNETSNKELRLTSIEGGLLVQDFDRAHLDEKNITIPTKREPTKEEWEALKLGWKIVKHVKSNAIVITDQHSTLGVGAGQMNRVGAAKIALEQAGAKAEGAVLASDAFFPMDDTVEAAGQAGITAIIQPGGSVKDADSIKKADEYGIAMVFTGVRHFKH comes from the coding sequence ATGGCAAAAAAACGTGCACTTATTTCTGTATCTGATAAAGCTGGAATTGTTCATTTTGCAAAACAACTCGTTGATCTTGGGTTTGAGATTATTTCTACAGGTGGTACGTACAAAGAACTTCAAGAGGCAAATATTCAAGTAATTGGTATTAGTGAAATAACAAATTTTCCAGAAATTCTTGATGGTCGTGTAAAAACATTGCATCCAGCTATTCACGGGGGACTACTTGCAAAGCTTGAGATAAAAGATCATGTTGACCAAATTGAAAAACATGAAATCCATCCAATTAACCTTGTGTGTGTAAACTTATATCCGTTTAAAGAAACGATTTCAAAACCAAATGTGACTGTAAGTGACGCAATAGAAAATATTGATATTGGTGGACCTTCCATGTTACGTTCAGCCGCAAAAAATCATCAGCATGTAACAGTCGTCGTTGATCCTGGTGATTATGAAATCGTCCTATCAGAACTAAAAGCAGCAGGTCAAACTGAATTTGCGACAAGAAGGCGACTTGCGGCAAAAGTATTTCGTCATACGGCGGCATACGATGCCCTTATTGCCGATTATATGACGAACTTAACTGGTGAAAATTTTCCAGAAAAGTTAACCGTAACTTATGAACGAAAACAAGCATTACGATACGGAGAAAATCCACACCAACAAGCTGCCTTTTATAAAAAGCCAATTGGTTTAAAATGCTCAATCGCGAATGCAACCCAACTCCACGGAAAAGAACTTTCTTACAATAATATTAATGATGCAGAAAGTGCCTTACAACTTGTTCAAGAATTTAAAGAACCTGCAGCTGTTGCCGTAAAACATATGAACCCATGTGGCGTCGGAATTGGAGAAACCATCTTTGAGGCATATTCAAAAGCTTTTGCGGCTGACCCAGTATCCATTTTCGGTGGCATTATTGCATTAAACCGTGAAGTTGACGTAGAGACTGCACAGAAGCTACATGAAATTTTTCTTGAAATGATCATTGCCCCATCTTTTTCAAAAGAAGCATTAGAAGTTTTAACATCAAAAAAGAATATTCGACTATTAACTGTTCCATTCAATGAAACGAGTAACAAGGAGCTTCGCCTAACATCTATTGAAGGTGGATTATTAGTTCAAGACTTTGATCGTGCTCATTTAGATGAAAAAAATATAACGATTCCGACAAAACGAGAACCAACAAAAGAAGAATGGGAAGCATTAAAACTTGGTTGGAAAATTGTTAAACATGTTAAATCGAATGCAATTGTTATAACAGATCAACATTCTACTCTCGGTGTAGGGGCTGGTCAGATGAACCGTGTTGGTGCTGCTAAAATCGCCCTCGAACAAGCTGGAGCTAAAGCAGAAGGCGCTGTACTCGCATCTGATGCATTTTTCCCTATGGACGATACGGTTGAAGCCGCTGGCCAAGCTGGCATTACAGCCATCATTCAACCTGGTGGTTCGGTAAAAGATGCGGATTCAATTAAAAAAGCGGATGAATATGGTATTGCTATGGTATTTACAGGTGTGCGACATTTTAAACATTAA
- the purL gene encoding phosphoribosylformylglycinamidine synthase subunit PurL, whose protein sequence is MQLKLEPNPQQIKQEKLYTQMGLSEEEFALVEKILGRLPNYTETGLFSVMWSEHCSYKNSKPVLKKFPTTGPRVLQGPGEGAGIVDIGDNQAVVFKVESHNHPSAIEPYQGAATGVGGIIRDVFSMGARPIALLNSLRFGELKTARGKYLFEEVVAGMAGYGNCIGIPTVGGEIQFDPCYEGNPLVNAMCVGLINHEDIQKGQAKGVGNTVMYVGAKTGRDGIHGATFASEELTDASDEKRPAVQVGDPFMEKLLMEACLEVIKSDALVGIQDMGAAGLTSSSAEMASKAGSGIEMNLDLVPQRETGMTAYEMMLSESQERMLLVIEKGREQEIIDIFDRYGLEAVAIGHVTNDKMLRLLHHGEIVAEVPVDALDQNAPVYYKPSKEPTYFREFQVMKNDIPFVADVQETFLKLLQQPTIASKEWVYNQFDYMVRTSTVVAPGSDAAVVRIRGTKKALAMTTDCNSRYIYLNPETGGKIAVSEAARNIVASGAEPLAITDGLNFGSPENPEIFWQLEQAANGISEACRVLNTPVISGNVSLYNETNETAVYPTPVIGMVGLVKDVNHVTTQLFKQAGDFIYLLGESKQEFGGSELQKLIHGEIFGQSPSIDLEVEASHQKQVLDAIRSGVVASCHDVSEGGVAVALAECVMGTNGLGVNVQLVGEKVTQLFSESQSRFILSVKKEHQEEFERIVQARLIGKVIAQPTFQISVNNETVIHLDVETMKEAWKGAIPCLLN, encoded by the coding sequence ATGCAGTTAAAGCTTGAACCAAATCCTCAGCAAATTAAACAAGAGAAACTTTATACTCAAATGGGCTTATCAGAGGAAGAATTCGCTCTTGTAGAAAAAATTCTCGGTCGCCTACCAAACTATACAGAAACCGGTCTTTTTTCAGTTATGTGGTCAGAACATTGTAGTTATAAAAACTCAAAACCCGTGTTAAAAAAGTTTCCAACTACTGGTCCTCGAGTTTTACAAGGCCCAGGAGAAGGCGCTGGTATTGTCGATATTGGTGACAATCAAGCTGTTGTTTTTAAAGTTGAAAGCCATAACCACCCTTCTGCCATCGAACCTTATCAAGGTGCAGCAACGGGGGTTGGCGGGATTATTCGTGACGTTTTTTCTATGGGTGCCCGTCCCATCGCTCTCCTTAACTCTTTACGTTTTGGTGAATTAAAGACAGCCCGAGGGAAATATTTATTTGAAGAAGTCGTTGCTGGAATGGCTGGTTATGGAAATTGTATTGGCATTCCAACAGTTGGCGGAGAAATACAATTTGACCCTTGTTATGAAGGCAATCCACTTGTCAACGCGATGTGTGTCGGTTTGATTAACCATGAAGATATTCAAAAAGGGCAAGCAAAAGGTGTGGGAAATACGGTTATGTATGTCGGAGCCAAAACAGGTCGAGACGGTATTCATGGTGCAACGTTTGCTTCTGAGGAATTAACGGATGCCTCAGATGAAAAACGCCCTGCTGTACAAGTGGGGGATCCTTTTATGGAAAAACTGTTAATGGAAGCATGCCTTGAAGTTATTAAATCGGACGCTCTTGTTGGCATTCAAGATATGGGTGCAGCTGGTCTAACGAGTTCTAGTGCCGAGATGGCGAGTAAAGCGGGTTCAGGAATTGAAATGAATTTAGATCTTGTCCCACAACGTGAAACGGGAATGACCGCTTATGAAATGATGTTATCCGAATCACAAGAACGGATGTTACTCGTTATTGAAAAAGGTCGGGAACAAGAAATAATCGATATTTTTGACCGATATGGATTAGAAGCTGTTGCGATTGGTCATGTAACTAATGATAAAATGCTTCGTCTCCTTCATCACGGAGAAATTGTTGCTGAAGTTCCAGTGGATGCGTTGGACCAAAATGCACCTGTTTATTATAAGCCATCAAAGGAGCCTACTTATTTTCGTGAGTTCCAAGTAATGAAAAATGACATTCCTTTTGTAGCAGATGTTCAAGAAACATTTTTAAAACTGTTACAACAACCAACCATTGCAAGTAAAGAATGGGTTTATAACCAATTTGATTATATGGTTAGAACGAGTACTGTTGTCGCACCTGGGTCTGACGCAGCCGTTGTACGAATTCGAGGGACGAAAAAGGCTCTTGCTATGACGACAGATTGTAACTCAAGATATATTTATTTAAATCCGGAGACTGGCGGGAAAATTGCTGTCAGTGAAGCCGCAAGAAACATCGTCGCATCAGGTGCAGAACCACTTGCAATTACAGACGGCTTAAACTTTGGTAGCCCAGAAAATCCAGAAATATTTTGGCAATTAGAACAGGCCGCAAACGGAATTAGTGAGGCTTGTCGTGTACTTAATACACCAGTTATTAGCGGGAATGTCTCGCTTTACAATGAAACAAACGAAACAGCCGTCTACCCAACCCCAGTTATTGGCATGGTCGGTTTAGTAAAAGACGTAAATCATGTTACAACGCAATTATTTAAACAAGCCGGTGATTTCATTTACTTGCTTGGCGAATCAAAACAAGAATTCGGTGGTAGTGAATTACAAAAACTTATTCACGGTGAAATTTTCGGCCAATCCCCTTCTATTGATTTAGAAGTTGAGGCGAGTCATCAGAAGCAAGTACTTGATGCCATTCGTTCGGGTGTTGTTGCATCCTGTCATGATGTGAGTGAAGGTGGTGTCGCAGTCGCCTTAGCAGAATGTGTGATGGGTACGAACGGTTTAGGGGTGAACGTACAACTCGTTGGAGAAAAAGTTACACAATTATTTAGCGAATCCCAATCACGATTTATTTTATCAGTAAAGAAAGAGCATCAAGAAGAATTTGAGCGTATTGTTCAAGCGCGCCTTATCGGTAAAGTAATAGCTCAACCAACCTTCCAAATATCTGTTAACAATGAAACTGTTATTCATTTGGATGTAGAAACGATGAAAGAGGCATGGAAAGGAGCGATCCCATGCTTGCTGAACTAA